In Nostoc sp. CENA543, the following are encoded in one genomic region:
- a CDS encoding HMA2 domain-containing protein codes for MTSKKLPHSGQNATSNLHKQQHQKNTKNSVNQTDATPKISYTVAHAIPGRIRFRIPRLGGDSEYANKLQQLIASDSRIKDVRINPSAASIVINYQRGNVADGKMRSHLIHLIQNAPNIALPAKTTTKPIVGAIFDAVINFIDSTRNINQARQASSYQQPKKDIWERVLGGAKTFIKGIKLAMMFILPSKRSPSPIRDRQLRLQPSPL; via the coding sequence ATGACTTCTAAAAAACTGCCTCATTCTGGCCAGAATGCTACTAGCAATTTGCATAAACAACAGCATCAGAAAAATACTAAAAACTCAGTTAATCAAACAGATGCAACGCCAAAGATATCATATACTGTTGCCCATGCAATTCCAGGGCGTATACGTTTTCGGATTCCTCGCCTTGGTGGAGATTCTGAGTATGCTAATAAACTTCAGCAACTAATAGCATCAGATTCTAGGATTAAAGATGTCCGTATTAATCCTAGTGCAGCATCCATTGTGATCAATTATCAACGAGGGAATGTTGCTGATGGCAAAATGCGATCACATTTAATTCATCTCATCCAAAATGCACCCAATATAGCTTTACCTGCTAAAACCACAACAAAGCCAATCGTGGGAGCTATTTTTGATGCTGTGATCAATTTCATCGATAGTACACGTAACATTAACCAAGCGCGACAAGCTAGTAGCTATCAACAGCCTAAAAAAGACATTTGGGAACGGGTACTAGGGGGTGCAAAAACCTTCATCAAGGGCATAAAATTAGCTATGATGTTTATTTTACCCAGCAAGCGATCACCATCGCCAA